A genomic window from Syntrophales bacterium includes:
- a CDS encoding glycyl-radical enzyme activating protein — protein MVFDVQNFSLNDGPGIRTTVFFKGCPLKCSWCSNPESQSEKVQLLYYRNLCLSCYSCIEACPNGANTIKKDKTVFLDRAACRACGICADACPSGARIMSGRSMSAEEIVAASTKDSLFYRNSGGGVTFSGGEPLMQAEFIRIISRKLKEKGIHCVLDTSGYAAWEKVRSVLPYIDLLYWDIKCIDPSKHERLTGVSNALIISNLEKTLALGKKVLIRLPFIPGINDADSDIERAGMFLLRLGVEHVDVLPYHNLGVGKYKALDRVYFPGSRKIYRREEITGICKRLEMEYGVSAGIV, from the coding sequence ATGGTGTTTGATGTTCAAAACTTTTCTCTGAATGACGGGCCCGGTATCCGAACAACTGTTTTTTTCAAGGGATGTCCGCTTAAATGCTCCTGGTGCAGCAATCCCGAATCCCAAAGCGAGAAAGTACAACTCCTGTATTATAGAAACCTGTGTCTTTCCTGTTACAGTTGCATAGAAGCCTGTCCAAACGGAGCCAATACGATTAAGAAGGACAAAACGGTCTTTCTGGACAGGGCGGCCTGCAGGGCCTGCGGGATATGTGCCGACGCTTGTCCCTCCGGCGCAAGGATAATGTCCGGGAGATCGATGTCGGCAGAAGAAATAGTCGCTGCTTCCACAAAAGACAGTCTTTTTTATCGCAATTCAGGCGGAGGGGTCACCTTTTCCGGAGGAGAACCGCTTATGCAGGCGGAATTCATCCGCATAATTTCAAGGAAACTGAAAGAAAAGGGCATTCACTGCGTTCTCGACACCTCCGGATACGCCGCTTGGGAAAAGGTGCGATCAGTCCTCCCTTACATCGACCTTCTGTATTGGGATATAAAATGCATCGACCCGTCTAAGCACGAGCGCCTGACCGGTGTTTCCAATGCGCTGATCATCAGCAATCTGGAAAAAACGCTCGCTTTGGGCAAAAAAGTCCTGATTCGGCTACCGTTCATTCCCGGCATCAATGATGCTGATTCCGACATTGAGCGGGCGGGAATGTTTCTTCTGCGACTGGGCGTCGAACATGTCGATGTGCTACCCTACCATAACCTTGGCGTGGGAAAGTACAAGGCATTGGACAGGGTATATTTCCCCGGCTCGCGAAAGATTTACCGGAGGGAAGAAATCACCGGCATATGCAAGAGGCTGGAAATGGAATACGGTGTATCCGCCGGTATTGTCTAG